The following proteins come from a genomic window of Terriglobia bacterium:
- a CDS encoding helix-turn-helix domain-containing protein, which produces MSRSSDSVSTAENSGLMPELLTAKELEALLKIDVKTIYSYVQRGLIPYVRIQSNVRFVKHQIFDWIEERNYRPRPLNGRKAN; this is translated from the coding sequence GTGAGTCGCAGCAGTGACTCGGTTTCAACTGCGGAGAACTCGGGCCTCATGCCAGAGTTGCTCACCGCAAAAGAGCTCGAGGCGCTCTTGAAGATTGATGTGAAGACGATCTACTCCTACGTGCAGCGCGGACTCATCCCGTACGTGCGTATCCAGTCGAACGTGCGCTTCGTGAAGCATCAGATCTTCGATTGGATTGAAGAACGGAATTACCGCCCGCGTCCTCTGAACGGCCGCAAGGCGAACTGA
- a CDS encoding tyrosine-type recombinase/integrase — protein sequence MNSAENTSSRGDAEYAEATIRDLLPLFLAYAEYEWNLSPRTIRNYREALLRLLQAVGDIKPVDFDVKTVLKLKTDLATSHVGVCWTRAIVNALRSFLRFCKLVLNFDVLDPKAIRLPAIPRREVVFLTPGEIEVFLNAIPVRKQDHRFNVRWLCFRALVEVLLSTGMRISEALSLDRSSVIYDTGEARVIGKGRKERTVFFTPRAIGWIKEYLSRRSDSSNRLFALPNGEPLEYDTVRVWFNRIRRKTGIKKPLTAHIMRHTCATLLLFNGCSIAHIKEILGHDRLETTCRYYLGVDKAASKEAHRHYLNF from the coding sequence ATGAATAGTGCGGAGAATACATCTTCTCGGGGAGATGCGGAATACGCCGAGGCTACGATCCGCGATCTTCTGCCGTTGTTTCTCGCCTATGCGGAATACGAGTGGAATCTTTCACCGCGGACGATTCGAAATTACCGAGAAGCACTTCTGCGTCTTCTCCAAGCAGTCGGTGATATCAAGCCCGTCGACTTCGACGTCAAGACGGTCCTGAAACTCAAGACCGATCTCGCTACGTCTCATGTTGGAGTGTGCTGGACTCGTGCCATCGTGAACGCACTGCGAAGTTTTCTGCGCTTCTGCAAACTCGTCCTCAACTTTGACGTTTTGGACCCCAAAGCCATTCGTTTGCCCGCGATTCCGCGTCGAGAGGTGGTATTTCTCACGCCAGGAGAGATCGAGGTTTTTCTGAATGCGATTCCGGTACGCAAGCAGGACCACCGCTTCAATGTCAGATGGCTGTGTTTTCGCGCTCTGGTCGAAGTGCTCTTGAGCACGGGAATGCGTATCTCGGAAGCGCTTTCGCTAGATCGAAGTTCCGTAATCTACGACACGGGCGAAGCGAGAGTAATCGGAAAGGGGCGAAAGGAACGCACGGTGTTTTTTACTCCGCGGGCTATTGGATGGATCAAGGAATATCTCAGTCGCCGATCAGATTCTTCGAATCGGCTCTTCGCATTACCAAACGGAGAGCCCCTTGAGTACGACACCGTCCGTGTCTGGTTCAATCGAATTCGACGGAAGACGGGAATAAAGAAACCGCTCACCGCCCACATCATGCGTCACACCTGCGCGACGCTTCTGCTCTTCAACGGGTGTTCGATAGCGCATATCAAAGAAATCTTGGGTCATGATCGGCTGGAGACAACATGCCGATACTACCTGGGAGTCGATAAGGCTGCGTCTAAAGAGGCGCACCGTCATTACCTAAACTTTTAG
- a CDS encoding SEC-C domain-containing protein has product MKIGPNQKCPCGSGLKYKRCHGSPVERVMLKSPFELEKRIYGTLAPETKAVLKWCSEAAVMPLRFGIKIFHDGMASMDKQEVDPWDPRGVVLGFHAKGIDQLFAIRALIEAGSVGPAIGQVRTFFETYLYQAHILEKDTETRVKSYRAFYKKEDATWTNRMVALGDKRIAHVANVLAEESKQLGGNRAWTGKTLEKLASDFGVGKLYVTIYRAACAATHATDVETCYNPFLIQFIKEHGIHNQATFVSNYGLFSSTDVAGFWSYLQLIPYVFFGNTASFLNLKLSQEEEALVKNCRTSLSDQRTTISSSIDELAKAYPGLSMSG; this is encoded by the coding sequence ATGAAGATCGGTCCGAATCAAAAGTGCCCATGCGGAAGTGGATTGAAATACAAGCGCTGTCACGGTTCTCCAGTCGAGCGGGTGATGTTGAAATCCCCTTTCGAACTGGAAAAGAGGATATACGGAACTCTCGCGCCTGAGACGAAGGCCGTTCTAAAGTGGTGCTCCGAGGCTGCCGTAATGCCTCTCAGATTCGGAATCAAAATCTTCCACGACGGCATGGCTTCTATGGATAAGCAGGAAGTGGACCCATGGGATCCCAGAGGTGTGGTTTTGGGTTTTCATGCGAAAGGTATAGACCAACTCTTCGCAATCCGAGCGTTAATTGAAGCTGGTTCTGTGGGGCCCGCCATCGGCCAAGTGCGAACTTTCTTTGAAACCTATTTGTATCAGGCGCACATTCTTGAAAAAGATACTGAGACACGAGTCAAGAGCTACCGCGCATTCTACAAAAAAGAGGATGCCACTTGGACGAACCGTATGGTCGCTCTCGGTGATAAGAGAATCGCACACGTAGCCAATGTACTAGCAGAAGAGTCAAAACAATTAGGGGGAAATAGGGCCTGGACTGGCAAAACACTCGAAAAACTCGCCAGCGACTTCGGGGTAGGAAAGCTCTATGTGACGATTTATCGGGCAGCTTGTGCGGCCACGCACGCTACCGACGTTGAAACTTGTTATAACCCCTTCCTCATCCAATTCATTAAGGAGCACGGGATCCATAACCAGGCCACTTTTGTATCAAATTACGGATTATTCAGTTCGACTGACGTCGCTGGGTTTTGGTCGTATCTGCAACTGATACCTTATGTGTTTTTTGGGAACACCGCTTCGTTCCTTAATTTGAAACTCAGCCAAGAAGAAGAAGCCCTCGTTAAGAATTGCAGGACTTCGTTGTCCGATCAGCGCACGACAATTTCCTCGTCTATCGACGAACTTGCTAAGGCATATCCAGGGCTGTCGATGTCAGGTTGA
- a CDS encoding replication-relaxation family protein: MTAPASKRLPRYRRAPEDLSCSLTLRDLEILGVTESFRLVTSEHIQALTAGSGQGVLRRLQKLFHAGYLDRLQPRAPYGSGSAKMVYAITNKGIRTLEESGELKRRSSTDWNAQNRTLHDFSIRHTLLVSEIRAAVTAASRHNPGLKLLYWKEGRQLYDSVEVALPDGYAHIPVAPDAFFGLQDAQGKMHFFLEADRGTMTLKRFVRKLKAYAAYHRQKRQQDKFGIRYFRVLTVTSSVERAGNLAKAAKAEDDIRQLGRMFLFTSDDGLSLSDPESISKKIWSSLESPDRCSILGETETIPAKEGKPYELRNNPYHRGIQ; this comes from the coding sequence ATGACCGCGCCAGCGTCAAAGCGACTCCCGCGCTACCGCCGCGCTCCGGAGGATCTCTCGTGTTCCCTCACGCTGCGCGACCTTGAGATCCTCGGCGTGACGGAGTCATTCCGGCTCGTCACCTCAGAGCACATTCAAGCCCTGACCGCCGGTAGCGGCCAGGGCGTGCTGCGACGACTGCAGAAGCTCTTCCATGCCGGTTACCTCGACCGGCTGCAACCGAGAGCCCCGTATGGCAGCGGCAGCGCGAAGATGGTTTACGCCATAACCAACAAAGGCATTCGGACACTTGAGGAAAGTGGGGAGTTGAAACGCCGTTCAAGCACCGACTGGAACGCGCAAAACCGCACTCTCCACGACTTCTCCATTCGGCACACGCTGCTCGTGAGCGAAATTCGCGCTGCGGTCACGGCGGCAAGCCGCCACAATCCGGGCCTTAAGCTCCTCTACTGGAAAGAGGGGCGGCAACTCTACGACTCGGTCGAAGTTGCGCTCCCTGATGGCTACGCACACATACCGGTCGCGCCGGACGCGTTCTTTGGCCTCCAGGATGCGCAAGGGAAGATGCACTTCTTCCTGGAGGCTGATCGCGGCACGATGACGCTGAAGCGCTTCGTGCGCAAACTCAAGGCGTACGCCGCGTATCACCGGCAGAAGAGACAGCAGGACAAGTTTGGCATCCGATACTTCCGGGTGCTAACAGTGACGTCGAGCGTCGAGCGCGCCGGGAACTTGGCCAAAGCAGCCAAGGCCGAAGACGACATTCGTCAGCTCGGTCGGATGTTTTTGTTCACGTCCGACGACGGTCTCTCACTCAGTGATCCCGAAAGCATTTCCAAAAAGATCTGGAGCTCACTCGAATCTCCAGATCGGTGCTCGATCCTGGGCGAAACGGAGACTATTCCCGCAAAGGAGGGGAAACCATATGAGCTTCGAAATAATCCTTACCATCGAGGAATTCAGTGA
- a CDS encoding replication-relaxation family protein: MRQLRKAHFDLFRLLNEHFLFLTRKQVALILTLSANPTIKWLLWLVSEHYLERRYRASSFSDFQTPLYYLGPKAWRMLGNPPESYKPYRAGIEQWSGVQLEHQLAVYDVILKFLLEAGVRRIVQSQDRFWHESLSFEVIPDAWIEYAGGQAFLEIDRATESRQVVMQKLEKYIRFNESGLHKILLPGTTFRVLFITTSEEWIEALEQLTRSDDVWFATMEEFLKEPLDHQHWFALKGFYALQIAPKEEVQELR, from the coding sequence ATGAGGCAACTGCGGAAAGCGCATTTCGACCTTTTCCGACTCCTGAACGAGCACTTTTTGTTCTTAACTCGAAAGCAAGTCGCGCTGATTCTGACCCTATCCGCCAATCCCACCATCAAGTGGCTGCTGTGGCTCGTATCGGAGCACTACTTGGAGCGCCGCTATCGGGCAAGTTCGTTCTCGGATTTCCAAACGCCGCTCTACTACCTGGGACCAAAGGCCTGGCGGATGCTGGGAAACCCGCCGGAGAGCTACAAGCCGTACCGTGCGGGCATCGAGCAGTGGTCAGGTGTGCAGCTGGAACATCAGCTCGCGGTGTACGACGTCATCCTGAAATTCCTCCTCGAGGCAGGGGTGAGGCGGATCGTCCAAAGCCAAGACAGGTTTTGGCACGAATCGCTTAGCTTCGAAGTGATCCCCGACGCGTGGATCGAGTACGCAGGCGGCCAAGCCTTCCTCGAAATCGACCGCGCTACCGAGAGCCGACAAGTGGTAATGCAGAAACTTGAGAAGTACATCAGGTTCAACGAATCGGGACTGCACAAGATCCTTCTCCCCGGCACCACGTTCAGAGTCCTCTTCATTACGACAAGCGAGGAGTGGATCGAAGCTCTGGAGCAGCTGACGCGCTCGGACGACGTCTGGTTCGCAACAATGGAGGAATTCCTAAAGGAGCCGCTCGACCACCAACACTGGTTCGCCCTAAAGGGCTTCTATGCTCTACAGATTGCTCCAAAAGAAGAGGTGCAAGAGCTGCGGTAA
- a CDS encoding type IV secretion system DNA-binding domain-containing protein, with product MKPLFFGFDVKGEKILLSPEERCAHMHVIGSSGSGKSKFLEWLMRQDLDKRQGFCLIDPHGDLYEEVLHYAAHKVLRRDTILLNLSNASSIIGFNPFERTLGVEISAQVDRRIAATLRAWNVKTTDETPTLERTLRLVYTIMIEQNLGLREVNHLITYQAREVRAQLIERLQSPLIQTEWEELQKLSRRDWQEEVLSAKNRLFRLLTSGTLSRFLGMPGQSIDLGDIIENDKVLLVNLAASDSLSSENARVFGALLVNEFFEAAKRRKKDSLGRDPKPYYLYIDEFQNFVTLDVGDMLDQVRKRGLFVILAHQRFGQLDENVTDAALANCHIKAVFGGLPVASARRMAEELFIGKLDPKRVKAAIYQTKFWPQYGRDTVYGSGSSRAASHGSGCHSASGSSSSFGSGEFFGPEDWFGGSSTSSQSGESWMTGSIDMETDSSSESESTADIPVFTPVPFEELSSIQYYTPEEQLLEFTAALKQQFPRHCFIKVHQRDTQPMLVPKVTRFYTRARNRSWYVEKLFRTQHALPAAEVDRLIEERERKLLAGLKRDDLPEDFRE from the coding sequence ATGAAACCGCTGTTCTTCGGATTTGACGTGAAGGGGGAGAAGATTTTGCTTTCTCCAGAAGAGCGATGTGCCCATATGCACGTCATCGGCTCTTCCGGATCGGGCAAGTCAAAGTTTCTCGAATGGCTCATGAGGCAGGACTTGGACAAACGCCAGGGCTTCTGCCTCATCGACCCTCACGGGGATCTCTATGAAGAGGTTCTCCACTACGCCGCACACAAGGTGCTCCGCCGCGACACTATCCTCCTCAATCTCTCGAACGCCAGTTCCATCATCGGATTCAATCCGTTCGAGCGCACGTTGGGTGTGGAGATCTCAGCGCAGGTGGACCGCCGGATCGCGGCGACGCTCCGGGCGTGGAATGTGAAGACGACCGACGAGACGCCGACACTCGAGCGGACGCTGCGCCTCGTCTACACCATCATGATCGAGCAGAATCTCGGGTTGCGAGAGGTGAACCACCTTATTACCTACCAGGCGCGCGAAGTCCGGGCTCAATTGATCGAGCGGCTGCAAAGCCCCTTGATTCAGACGGAGTGGGAGGAACTCCAGAAGCTCAGCCGCCGCGACTGGCAGGAGGAAGTCCTCTCCGCGAAGAATCGGCTCTTTCGATTGCTCACGTCGGGCACGCTGTCGCGTTTCCTGGGAATGCCCGGGCAGTCGATCGACCTCGGCGACATCATCGAGAACGACAAGGTTCTCTTGGTGAATCTCGCCGCCAGCGACTCACTGTCGAGCGAAAACGCGCGCGTGTTTGGGGCGCTGCTCGTCAACGAGTTCTTTGAGGCCGCTAAGCGCCGGAAGAAGGATTCGCTCGGGCGCGACCCCAAGCCCTACTACCTCTATATCGACGAATTCCAAAACTTCGTCACACTGGATGTCGGCGACATGCTCGACCAAGTGCGGAAACGCGGCCTCTTCGTCATCCTCGCGCACCAACGGTTCGGGCAGCTCGATGAAAACGTCACCGACGCCGCACTCGCCAACTGCCACATTAAAGCCGTCTTCGGCGGTCTGCCGGTCGCAAGCGCGCGCCGTATGGCCGAAGAGCTCTTCATCGGAAAGCTCGATCCGAAGCGCGTGAAGGCTGCGATTTACCAGACGAAGTTCTGGCCACAGTACGGTCGTGACACCGTCTACGGCAGCGGCTCGAGTCGCGCGGCCTCGCACGGCTCCGGATGCCACTCGGCATCGGGCTCGTCCTCGAGCTTCGGGTCGGGCGAGTTTTTCGGGCCGGAGGACTGGTTCGGAGGTTCGAGCACCTCGTCACAATCGGGCGAGTCCTGGATGACGGGTTCGATCGACATGGAGACGGACTCGTCCTCCGAATCCGAGTCGACCGCCGACATCCCGGTCTTCACGCCCGTCCCTTTTGAGGAGCTCTCCAGCATCCAGTATTACACGCCCGAGGAACAGCTGCTCGAATTCACTGCGGCGCTCAAGCAGCAGTTCCCCAGGCACTGCTTCATCAAAGTCCACCAGCGCGATACCCAGCCGATGCTCGTCCCGAAGGTTACGCGATTTTACACGCGGGCGCGGAACCGCTCGTGGTACGTGGAGAAGCTCTTTCGCACGCAGCACGCGCTTCCGGCCGCGGAGGTCGACCGCCTGATTGAGGAACGGGAGCGGAAGTTGCTCGCGGGACTAAAGAGGGACGACCTCCCTGAGGACTTCCGCGAATGA
- a CDS encoding helix-turn-helix transcriptional regulator has translation MKQTPAQQQLNGLWIARKRAGLEQKVVARLLEQKSTSQVSEYERGRLLPNLRTALKLAVIYKTPVCELYRELYDRAKDDVNRAGYRVQIPNTRPNPFYVYSQRAHFGD, from the coding sequence ATGAAACAAACACCCGCCCAACAACAACTCAACGGTTTGTGGATCGCCAGGAAGAGAGCGGGCCTGGAACAAAAGGTCGTGGCGCGGCTGCTTGAACAGAAGAGCACGTCGCAGGTCTCTGAGTACGAGCGCGGCAGACTTCTGCCAAATCTCCGGACGGCATTGAAACTTGCCGTGATTTACAAGACTCCGGTCTGTGAGCTCTATCGAGAGCTCTACGACCGGGCGAAAGATGATGTCAATCGCGCAGGGTACAGGGTGCAAATTCCCAATACTCGCCCTAATCCATTCTATGTCTACTCGCAGCGTGCGCATTTTGGCGATTGA
- a CDS encoding tyrosine-type recombinase/integrase, with the protein MNTNQCPKISEVLVGFTEYMSAERRFSPRTVKNYGEACRYFAKELGDLGVSEIELRHFISLKARMEVRGTGASRVASIIVGMKCLLQYVRDVLGVAVMDLTGIRTPKAPSREVTYLTHDELGIFFAAIRLQTWTGEPRYSGYCFRALAETLLATGMRISEALALDRNSIDLVAKEAVIVGKGNKQRTVFFTDRALEWLQKYLALRRDSNPALFLSSRSRRLTIDAVGRTFCRVRTWAGLEKHVTPHTLRHTTATNLLANGCPIGFIREVLGHQRLETTCRYYLGILNRADTKKAHEKYSCLAA; encoded by the coding sequence ATGAACACGAATCAATGTCCGAAAATAAGCGAAGTGTTGGTCGGGTTTACCGAATACATGTCCGCTGAAAGGCGGTTCTCACCCCGTACAGTAAAGAACTATGGGGAGGCATGTCGATACTTTGCGAAAGAACTGGGAGATCTGGGAGTCTCGGAAATTGAACTCCGCCACTTCATCTCGCTCAAGGCCCGAATGGAGGTACGCGGAACTGGTGCCTCGCGCGTTGCCAGCATCATCGTTGGAATGAAGTGTTTGCTCCAGTATGTCCGCGACGTCTTAGGCGTTGCGGTGATGGATCTCACTGGCATCAGAACCCCGAAAGCACCAAGTCGGGAGGTGACGTACCTGACCCATGACGAACTGGGGATATTTTTCGCAGCCATTCGGTTGCAGACATGGACAGGGGAGCCACGGTATTCGGGATATTGCTTTAGGGCGCTCGCCGAGACGCTGCTTGCGACCGGAATGAGAATCTCAGAGGCGCTCGCCCTGGACCGAAATTCTATCGATCTCGTTGCGAAAGAGGCCGTCATAGTGGGCAAGGGAAATAAGCAGCGTACAGTGTTCTTTACCGATCGGGCCCTCGAATGGCTCCAGAAGTATTTGGCACTCCGCAGAGATTCGAATCCGGCCTTGTTCCTGTCATCACGTTCGAGACGGCTGACTATTGATGCTGTCGGACGAACATTTTGTCGCGTACGCACATGGGCTGGGTTGGAAAAACACGTGACGCCCCATACGTTGCGGCACACGACGGCTACGAACCTGCTCGCGAATGGATGCCCCATCGGATTCATCCGTGAAGTTCTGGGTCATCAACGGCTGGAGACGACGTGCAGGTACTACCTCGGAATTCTCAATAGAGCCGACACCAAAAAAGCCCACGAAAAGTACTCATGTCTAGCTGCGTAG